The following is a genomic window from Actinomadura sp. WMMB 499.
GAGATGATCGCCCGCGACTGGGACCTGTCCCGCGAGGACATGGAGGCCTTCGCCTACGAGTCGCACCGCCGCGCCGTCCGGGCCATCGACGAGGGCCGGTTCGCGCGCGAGATCGTCCCGTTCGAGGGCGTCGAGCACGACGAGGGCCCGCGCCGGGACACGTCCCTGGAGAAGATGGCCGGGCTGAAGACGCTCGTGGACGGCGGCCGCCTCACCGCCGCGCTGTCGTCGCAGATCTCCGACGGCTCCGCCGCCCTGCTCATCGCCTCCGAGCAGGCCGTCAAGGACCACGGCCTCACCCCGCGCGCCCGGATCCACCACCTCTCCGCGCGCGGCGAGGACCCGATCCGGATGCTCTCGGCGCCGATCCCCGCGACCGCGCACGCGCTGAAGAAGACCGGGATGACGATCGGCGACTTCGACGCCGTCGAGATCAACGAGGCGTTCGCGTCCGTCGTCCTGGCCTGGCTGAAGGAGACCGGCGCCGATCCCGCGGTCGTCAACCCCAACGGCGGCGCCATCGCGCTCGGCCACCCGCTCGGCGCGACCGGCGCCCGCCTGATGACGACGCTGCTGCACGAGCTCGAGCGCACCGGCGGCCGCTACGGCCTCCAGACGATGTGCGAGGGCGGCGGGCAGGCCAACGTCACCGTCATCGAACGCCTCTGAGGAGCGGCCGGGCCCGTGCGTCGTCGCGGGCCCGGTTCATTCCACCGATGTCAGACCCGGACGAGTCGCACTCGATCTCCGCAAAGCTGGAACATGTCGTCGATGTCTGAGGTCAGCATCGCCACTGGGCCCGGTTGACGGAGGGCGACCCCGGCGACCGTCGCGTCGATCGCGTACTTGTGTCCGTGCAGGCCGGTGGATTTCAGCAGTTCTGCCGCGGCCTCGGCCGTCTGCCCGGTCACCGGCTCGATCGGGCGTCGACGCGTTCGCGTGACCCCCGGCCCGCGGAGCCGTGGCCGCGTTCGGCATAATCTCCTATCAAATATATGAAAGGGGATCGGGCCGGTGATCGATGTCGCGGGCTGGGCGCCGGAGGCGCACGAGACGACCGAGGTGATCGGGCCCGCGCCGGCGGCGGCGCTCGCCGGGGTGCTGGACACCGGGGCGCCGGGGGAGGAACTGCCCCCGCTGTGGCAGTGGCTGTACTTCCTCGAACGTCCGGCGCAGCGGGAACTCGGCGCCGACGGGCATCCCCGGGAGGGCCGGTTCCTGCCGCCGATCCCCGACCGGCGCCGCATGTTCGCCGGCGGCAGGTTCCGGATCGCCGAGCCGATCCGCGTCGGCGACACCGTCACCCGGCGGGACGAGCTGGCCTCGACGGCGGTCAAGACCGGACGCACCGGCGAGATGCTGTTCGTCACCGTGCGGCACACGTTCCTGCGGGACGGCACGGAGATCGCGGTCGAGGAGCAGGACCTCGTCTACCGCAGCGGCGACGCCGCGCCGCGCCCGTCCGCGCCGTCGCCGGAGGCTCCGGTCGTGGACGCGCCGTGGACGCTGCCGGTCACCGCCGATCCGGCCCTGCTCTTCCGGTTCAGCGCGCTCACCTACAACGCCCACCGCATCCACTACGACGAGCGGTACGCCACCGAGGTCGAGGGGCATGCCGGGCTCGTCGTGCACGGCCCGCTGCTGGCGATCCTGTGCCTGGAACTGCCGCGCCGGGCGGGCGTGCGGGTGCGGGAACTGTCGTTCCGCGCCCGCACGCCCGTCTTCGCGGGGCGGCCGTTCGCGGCGGCGGGCGGTCCGGACGGCGCGCTGTCGATCGAGGCGCCGGGCGGCGTCACCGCGATGACCGCGACGTTCGCCGCCTCGCCCTGATCGGCCGGCCGACGGCTCCGGGCCCGTCAGTCGACGTCGATCCAGCCGTAGGTGCGTTCGACGGCTTTCTTCCAGCCTGCGTAGCCCTCGGCGCGGCGTTCCTCGTCCCAGGTGGGTTCCCAGCGTTTGTCTTCGTTCCAGTTGTTTTGGAGTTCGTCGGTGCCGGTCCAGAAGCCGGTGGCCAGGCCGGCGGCGTAGGCGGCGCCCAGGGCGGTGGTTTCGGCGACGACGGGGCGTGAGACCGGGACGCCCAGGATGTCGGCTTGGAGTTGCATGCACAGTTCGTTGGCGGTGACGCCGCCGTCGACTTTGAGGGTGTCGAGGGTGACGCCGGAGTCGGTGTGCATGGCTTCGACGACGTCGCGGGTCTGGTAGCAGATCGATTCGAGGGTGGCGCGGGCGAGGTGGGCGTTGGTGTTGTAGCGGGACAGGCCGACGATGGCGCCGCGGGCGTCGGAGCGCCAGTAGGGGGCGAACAGGCCGGAGAAGGCGGGGACGAAGTAGACGCCGCCGTTGTCGTCGACTTGGCGGGCGAGGTTTTCTGATTGGGCGGCGCCGGAGATGATGCCGAGTTGGTCGCGGAGCCATTGGACGGCCGAGCCGGTGACGGCGATGGATCCTTCGAGGGCGTAGACGGGTTTGTTGTCGCCGAATTGGTAGCAGATGGTGGTGAGCATGCCGGCTTGGGAGCGGATGAGTTGGTGGCCGGTGTTGAGCAGGAGGAAGTTGCCGGTGCCGTAGGTGTTTTTGGCCTGTCCGGGGGCGAAGCAGACCTGGCCGACGGTGGCGGCCTGCTGGTCGCCCAGGATGGCGGTGATGGGGATTTCGCCGTCCAGGGCGCGGGTGGTGCCGTAGGGGTCGGGGACCGAGGAGGGGGCGATGGCCGGGAGCATGGCGGGGGGGATGGTGAACAGGGCGAGGAGTTCCTCGTCCCAGTCGAGGGTTTCCAGGTTCATGAGCATGGTGCGGGAGGCGTTGGTGACGTCGGTGGTGTGGACGCCGCCGTGGGGGCCGCCGGTGAGGTTCCACAGGATCCAGGTGTCCATGGTGCCGAAGACGGCTTGGCCTTGTTCGGCGTCGTGGCGGGCTTGGGGGACGTTGTCGAGGATCCATTGGATTTTGCCGGCGGCGAAGTAGGTGGCGGGTGGGAGGCCGGAGCGGTGGCGGATGGTGGGGGCGTGTCCGTCGCGCTGGAGGGCGGCGGCGATGCGGTCGGTGCGGGTGTCTTGCCAGACGATGGCGTTGTGGTAGGGGCGTCCGGTGCGGCGGTTCCAGACCAGGGTGGTTTCGCGTTGGTTGGTGATGCCCAGGGCGTGCAGGTCGGTGTGGTGCAGGTGGGCTTTGTTGAGGGTGGTCTGGATGACGGCGCGGGTGCGTTCCCAGATTTCGGTGGGGTTGTGCTCGACCCATCCGGCTTGGGGCAGGATCTGCTGGTGTTCGAGTTGGTGGCGGGCGATCTCGTTGCCGCCGTGGTCGAAGATCATGAAACGGGTGCTGGTCGTGCCCTGATCCAGCGCCCCGACGAAGTCAGCCATGCGCGCGTTCTCCTCCGGTGTCGTACTCCGGTTCGGGCTTGGTGGGCAGTTCGTCCTCTTCGGGCGGCAGGAACCGTCCGATCAGCACCTTGTACAGGCCCGCGCCGAGGACGCCGCCGACCAGCGGGCCGACGATCGGCACCCAGAAGTACAGGTGGCCGTACTGGTCGCGCCACGCGCCTCCGTAACCGGTGAGGAAGGACGCCAGCCGGGGGCCGAAGTCGCGGGCCGGGTTGATCGCGTACCCGGCGTTGGTGCCCCACGCCATCCCGATCCCCACCACCACGAGGCCGATGAGGAACGGCGTCAGGTTGGCCAGCGGCGGCGAGTTCCGCGCGTCCGTGAGCGCCAGGATCAGGAAGAGCAGGATCGCGGTGCCGATGATCTGGTCGCGGAACCCGCCCCAGGTGCCCACCGGGAACTCGCCGTTGCCGGGCAGGGTCGAGAAGACGCCCTGGGTCTTGATCGTGTGGCCGGGATCGGCCTCGGCGAGCACCTCGCTGTAGTTCCAGCGGACGAGCAGCGCCGCGACGAACGCGCCGAGCGTCTGCGCGAGGACGAACGGCGCGACCTTGCGCCACGCGAAGCCCTTGAAGACCGCCAGGGCGACGGTGACGGCGGGGTTCAGGTGGGCGCCGCTGATGCGCGCGGCGACGTAGACGCCGAGCGTGACGCCGAGGCCCCAGGCCCAGGCGATGCTGTCGTGGTCACCGACGCCGGCCGCGCCGACCTGGGCGACGACACCGACGCCGAACAGGATGAGGATCATGGTGCCGCCGAACTCCGCGCAGAGTTCGGCGGCCGGGGACGGCGTGCGTGGAAGTGTCGGGGTCCGTGGTTTC
Proteins encoded in this region:
- a CDS encoding acetyl-CoA C-acetyltransferase, whose translation is MAEAYIVEAVRAPVGRRGGGLAGAHPADLGAHALTALMDRAKVDPAAVEDVVFGCVDTVGPQAGDIARTCWLAAGLPEEVPGVTVDRQCGSSQQAVHFAAQAVLSGTSDLVVAGGVQSMSQIPISYAMIAGEQLGFTQGPFAGSKGWVRRYGDGEVSQFGGAEMIARDWDLSREDMEAFAYESHRRAVRAIDEGRFAREIVPFEGVEHDEGPRRDTSLEKMAGLKTLVDGGRLTAALSSQISDGSAALLIASEQAVKDHGLTPRARIHHLSARGEDPIRMLSAPIPATAHALKKTGMTIGDFDAVEINEAFASVVLAWLKETGADPAVVNPNGGAIALGHPLGATGARLMTTLLHELERTGGRYGLQTMCEGGGQANVTVIERL
- the glpK gene encoding glycerol kinase GlpK; translated protein: MADFVGALDQGTTSTRFMIFDHGGNEIARHQLEHQQILPQAGWVEHNPTEIWERTRAVIQTTLNKAHLHHTDLHALGITNQRETTLVWNRRTGRPYHNAIVWQDTRTDRIAAALQRDGHAPTIRHRSGLPPATYFAAGKIQWILDNVPQARHDAEQGQAVFGTMDTWILWNLTGGPHGGVHTTDVTNASRTMLMNLETLDWDEELLALFTIPPAMLPAIAPSSVPDPYGTTRALDGEIPITAILGDQQAATVGQVCFAPGQAKNTYGTGNFLLLNTGHQLIRSQAGMLTTICYQFGDNKPVYALEGSIAVTGSAVQWLRDQLGIISGAAQSENLARQVDDNGGVYFVPAFSGLFAPYWRSDARGAIVGLSRYNTNAHLARATLESICYQTRDVVEAMHTDSGVTLDTLKVDGGVTANELCMQLQADILGVPVSRPVVAETTALGAAYAAGLATGFWTGTDELQNNWNEDKRWEPTWDEERRAEGYAGWKKAVERTYGWIDVD
- a CDS encoding MIP/aquaporin family protein produces the protein MAQKPRTPTLPRTPSPAAELCAEFGGTMILILFGVGVVAQVGAAGVGDHDSIAWAWGLGVTLGVYVAARISGAHLNPAVTVALAVFKGFAWRKVAPFVLAQTLGAFVAALLVRWNYSEVLAEADPGHTIKTQGVFSTLPGNGEFPVGTWGGFRDQIIGTAILLFLILALTDARNSPPLANLTPFLIGLVVVGIGMAWGTNAGYAINPARDFGPRLASFLTGYGGAWRDQYGHLYFWVPIVGPLVGGVLGAGLYKVLIGRFLPPEEDELPTKPEPEYDTGGERAHG
- a CDS encoding MaoC family dehydratase N-terminal domain-containing protein; this translates as MIDVAGWAPEAHETTEVIGPAPAAALAGVLDTGAPGEELPPLWQWLYFLERPAQRELGADGHPREGRFLPPIPDRRRMFAGGRFRIAEPIRVGDTVTRRDELASTAVKTGRTGEMLFVTVRHTFLRDGTEIAVEEQDLVYRSGDAAPRPSAPSPEAPVVDAPWTLPVTADPALLFRFSALTYNAHRIHYDERYATEVEGHAGLVVHGPLLAILCLELPRRAGVRVRELSFRARTPVFAGRPFAAAGGPDGALSIEAPGGVTAMTATFAASP